A window of the Dunckerocampus dactyliophorus isolate RoL2022-P2 chromosome 19, RoL_Ddac_1.1, whole genome shotgun sequence genome harbors these coding sequences:
- the si:ch211-203k16.3 gene encoding fibrinogen-like protein 1 isoform X2, whose protein sequence is MSGLNLPRWGVCSALCAFTVLLSGATADQVNATTPRNGGGAQCGEYTNQVLEDGMCRLVATLPQLDEQRCPDMFRCTDEVSYWLHENEERKQQIVALKETISELQEELRNHRHRLKVFELQHEDHSHFNATLERRFHDLEVHYAEASTLLHLQGTLILNLQNEVHNLTLLVERVQKSPGCLINIVRPNPLMSSHEALHPEIQHMRNCPIDCASIYYNGVRRSGLYTVVPSLAGMPVQVYCDMDTDGGGWTVIQRRVDGSVSFDRSWREYRHGFGDLHSEFWLGNDYIHDLSTQGDYSLRIDLEDWSNKHKHAVYQSFSVEDEEHQYRLHVSGFSGTVQDSFGWYHDKQSFSTPDSGDICAEISHGGWWYSQCFYAHLNGVYYRGGHYTPNGRGHLGPDGIVWHSWRDSDYYSLRKVSMMIRPRTFRKRLSP, encoded by the exons ATGTCCGGCCTTAACCTTCCTCGCTGGGGGGTGTGCTCGGCTCTCTGTGCCTTCACGGTGCTCCTTTCGGGAGCTACGGCCGACCAGGTCAACGCCACCACGCCGCGCAATGGCGGCGGCGCCCAGTGTGGAGAGTACACCAACCAG GTGTTGGAGGACGGCATGTGCCGACTGGTTGCCACACTGCCCCAGCTGGACGAGCAGAGGTGCCCCGACATGTTCCGCTGCACGGACGAGGTGTCCTACTGGCTGCACGAGAACGAGGAGAGGAAGCAGCAGAtcgtggccttgaaggagaccaTCTCGGAGCTGCAGGAGGAGCTGAGGAACCACCGGCATCGCCTCAAGGTCTTCGAGCTGCAG CATGAAGACCACAGCCATTTTAACGCCACCTTGGAGCGACGTTTTCACGACTTGGAGGTGCACTACGCCGAGGCCAGCACCTTGCTGCATCTGCAGGGCACCCTCATCCTAAACCTGCAG AATGAAGTTCACAATCTCACCCTACTGGTGGAGAGAGTTCAGAAGAGTCCTGGCTGTTTGATCAACATCGTCCGTCCCAACCCCCTCATGAGCTCCCACGAGGCCTTGCATCCAG AAATCCAGCACATGAGGAACTGCCCTATAGACTGTGCATCCATCTACTACAATGGAGTGAGGAGGTCAGGCCTGTACACTGTGGTGCCATCGCTAGCAGGCATGCCTGTGCAGGTCTACTGTGATATGGACACAGACG GTGGCGGTTGGACAGTGATCCAGCGACGGGTGGACGGCTCCGTGAGCTTCGACCGCAGCTGGAGGGAGTACAGGCACGGCTTCGGCGACCTGCACTCCGAGTTCTGGCTGGGTAACGACTACATCCACGACCTGAGCACCCAGGGGGACTACAGCCTCCGCATAGACCTGGAGGACTGGAGCAACAAGCACAAGCATGCAGTGTATCAGAGCTTCAG TGTAGAAGATGAGGAGCATCAGTACCGTCTCCACGTGTCGGGCTTCAGCGGCACCGTGCAGGACTCGTTCGGGTGGTACCACGACAAGCAGAGTTTCAGCACGCCCGACAGTGGTGACATCTGTGCTGAGATCTCCCATGGCGGATGGTGGTATAGTCAGTGTTTCTATGCTCATCTTAATGGAGTCTACTACAGG GGAGGCCATTACACACCTAACGGCCGAGGCCACCTGGGTCCTGATGGGATAGTCTGGCACTCGTGGAGAGACTCCGACTATTATTCGCTTCGCAAAGTCAGCATGATGATCCGACCACGCACCTTCCGGAAGCGTTTGTCTCCCTGA